A window of Plantibacter sp. PA-3-X8 genomic DNA:
GACCGCCCGCAGGCTGAAGGCGAGTTCGTCGGCCAGCTCGACGCTCCGTGCCACCGCTCCGGGATATCTGGCGAACCGGTCCGCCATCTCGGCTCCGCTCCGCAGGTGCGCGGTTCCGGCCGCGGGAAGCCATCCGTCGAGCTCGTCGAGGCTGCGTCGTGCTCGGACGGCCGCCAGCGCGGTCTGGAGTCGATGCTGCTCGGGCGTGGCGTAATGGACGTTGCCCGTGGCGACGACGGTGAGGTCGAGCAACGCCGCGATCTCGGCGAGTGCATCGTTCTCCGCCGAGTCCTCCGGGTGGCCGTGGTCGCTCAACTCGACGACGACGTGCTCCGGACCGAACAGGGCGACGAGTCGGTCGACCGCGGCGGCGGCGGCCTCCAGACCGTGCTCACGGAGCGCGGTGCGGACGAACCCCTTGCGGCACCCGGTGAGCACGGTCACGTGGCCGGCGACGGAGGCGGCGAGCCGCTCGAGGTCGTAGATCGGGTGGCCCTTCTCGGCTCCGTCGGCGAGTTGTGCGTCCGTGATCGCGCCGGCCAGGCGGTGATACCCCTCTGCTCGACGGGCGAGCAGGAGTAGATGATGCCCGACGGGGTCGGGGACGCCGTTCTGCGGCCGGTCCAAGCCGATGGACAGTTCGGCACCGTAGACCGTCCGGAGATCGGGGAACCGTTCCGCCGCCTCGGCCATCCGTACGACGCCGTAGAAACCGTCGTGGTCGGTGAGCGCGAGCGCGTGCAGGCCGAGTGCCGCAGCCTCTTCGACGAGCCGCTCCGGCGGGCTCGCGCCGTCGAGGAAGCTGAAGCTCGAGTGCGCGTGGAGTTCCGCATAGGGGACCCGCGTCGTCGTCGGGCGCTGCTCCGGTGGTTCGGGGACGTACGGTTGACGCTTCCGCGACCAGGCCGGGCTGTCCCCGCCGTCGGCTCCCAGCGGCAGGGTGGCCGGTCGGCTCGCGTCGGACAGACGGCGCTCGAACTCCGACCATGAGACCGGGGGGTTGTTCCATCCCATGCTGGGCTCCTTCGTCATGCGGTGCGGTGCGGACGTGATGCGGTTCAGTCGTAGCGGGCCTCGGCCCTCCAGCGCTGCTCCTCCAGCAGGAGGAGCCAGGCCTCACCCGAGTCGTCGAGGACCTGGAGACGGTGGACGCGATGGTGGCCGTCGTCGTCCCACCAGCGTTCGTCGATGCTCCAGGGGCCGGCCCAGCCGTCGATGACGTGCCAGTCCGAGAGGGCGAAGAACCGTGCGGGCGCTGCACTCACGGTGCTGCGCTCGTCGACCGCCACGGCCAGTCCCGTCGCGTCGACGACCTCGACCGGCACGGCGGTGTCGAAGACGGTCGACGGAGCCGCTCCCGGGATGGTCCCGGGCCAGGGCCGGTTCCTGCGTTCGGCCACGGCCGCCTCACCACCCGGTGGAACACTGCCCCAGGGAACCAGGATGCGGCGGTCGAGGAGGAGGCGTCCGCCGGACGGCACCGCGGTCACGACGCCGTCGTGACCGAGCATGCTCTGGACGCGGGCGAGTCCGCTGTGGATGCGTTCATCCGGTCCGCTGCCCCAGAGCCCTTCCTCGTGTTCCGCGGCGTCGTCGAGGGTCTCCGGGACGACCTCGACGAGTTCGACGGGGGAGGCGAGTCCGTGATCGATGTTGGACGCGCCCTGCAACTGCCAGCGCACGCGATCGAGGACGTCGCCGGCGGTGAACCAGCGTGGGTGGAGCCAGGTGCGGGTGGAGCGCTCCCCGCGCTCGCTCCGCATGCTGATCGTGATCGCGGTGGTCACGAGGCCGGCCTCGGCCAGGCCGGTGATGAACCGTTCCGCGGACTGCCGGAACCCGAAGGTCAGCTGGTCGATGCGGTCGAGCGGGGGCTCGAAGGCGATCGACACGGCCAGCTCCGTCGGCGGCACGCGAGGGACGACGCTTCGGGCGTCCGCGCCGGCTGCGAGGCGGTGCGCTCGGGCGCCGTCGGGGCCGAAGCGGTCGCGGACCTCGGTCGCGGGCAGTGCGCCGAACGCCCCCAGGGTGCTGATCCCGAGCCGGTGCAGCAGTGAGCTGAGTTCGGGGCGCCCGAGTGTGGACAGGGGGAGTGGGGCCAGGAAGGCGGGAGAGGCTCCGGAGGGGATGACGATGATCCGGGAACCGTCCTGCTGGAACGCGGTGGACCTCGCGGCCTGCTCCGCGGCGAAGGGGCCGTCGGCGATGCCGATCCGTGCATCGGGGACACCGAGCTCGTCGAGGCGGGCCAGGAGGACCTCCGCCGCAGCCGACTCGCCGCCGTAGTATCTGCTCGGTCCTCGGGATCGGATGGCGCAGAGCCCGGCCCGGAAGGGCTGGACGCCCGGCATGAGCTCCTCGATGCCGAGGAGGATCGGCTCGAAGGCGCGGGTGTCGACGACCGGGTCGTAGTCGGCGGTCGCCAGTTCCGGACAGCGGGCCTCAGCCTCGCGGACACGGAGTCCTCGCCGCACTCCCGCTGCACGTGCGGTGGCGTCGCAGGCCAGGACCTCACCATGCTCGACCAGGGCCAGCGGAGCGTCGGTCGTGTCCTCGGACAGTGTCCCGGAGAGTCGTGCCGCCACGATCGGCCAGTCGGGGCACCAGAGGACCATGGTGCGCTCGACCGGTCCCGCAGGCGGTTCGGTCGTCATCGGTTCACGACCATCGGGAGTCGGACGACCGTGTCGTCGTCGAGGAGGCCGGAGCCGGCGAGCGGCGCGGTGCGACCCTCGGTCGATCCCAGGGGCAGCGTCAGGTGTGCGGTCCTGGGCCGGCCCGCAGCCCCCTGGCCGAGCATCGAGCTGACGGTGAGCCGCCGATGCCGGAGATGTCCGTGCCCCGCCCCGAGGCCGCTCCAGGAGCTCTCGGTCACGCGCAATGTCGCATCGCTCTGCGGCCAGGAACCGAGGACGATCAGTGCGGCCTCGCGCTGCCGGAGGCGAGCCGCGAGTCTGGCGGCGTCGCTCGGGGCGATCCGTCCGGGAGGCGCTGTGATGAGCACGCCGGCGACGTCGGCCATGGCCGCGGTGACCGTGAGCCAGTCCGGACCGGGCTGGGGGACGAGGACGAGTCGTTCGAGGTCGATGCCCATGGAGGCCGCCGCCTCCACGCCGAACGACGGGAGACCGATGACGGCGCACCAGGTCCCGGCTGCGGACGGTCCGGCCATGAGCGACATGGCGAGTGCCGTGGAGCCGAGCACGGAGTAGCTGCCTCCGGCCTGGAGGGCGCCACCGGGCAGGAGCCGGGAGAGCTCAGGAGCGGTCGGCAGGGATCGGGTGTCGAGGCGCGTCCCCTGCATCCGCTTGATGCGCCCCTGGAGTTCGTGCAGCTCGGTCGCGGTGTCCGCCCTGACGGGGGAGTCGACGAGTGCGCGGAGGGCCATGGCTCAATATTCGAACATATCTTCGAACAAGTCAACCGGCTCGATCCGGTCTCGACGACGACTGACGGACGACTCGACCATGGTCCTGCATCCCACCGACACGCGGTCCGCGGTGTCAGCAGCGCCCGGTACGCTGGGCCCATGTGCGGACGTTTCGTCGTGACCGAATCCACCGAGGAACTCATCGAGCTCTTCGACATCGACCACGCGGCTGCCGAGCTGCCCGGGCCCTCGTACAACGTGCGCCCGACCGAGCAGATCCCGATCATCCTCGACTCGGTGAAGACGGGGCCGGTGGTCCGCCGGCTCGAATCGGCGCGGTGGTCACTCGTGCCGTCGTTCGCCACCGAGTTGAAGAGTCAGTACCCGACCTTCAACGCTCGCGCGGAGGAGGTCACCACCAAGCCCACGTTCGCGCCATCGGTCAAGCAGAAGCGCG
This region includes:
- a CDS encoding DNA polymerase Y family protein; translated protein: MTTEPPAGPVERTMVLWCPDWPIVAARLSGTLSEDTTDAPLALVEHGEVLACDATARAAGVRRGLRVREAEARCPELATADYDPVVDTRAFEPILLGIEELMPGVQPFRAGLCAIRSRGPSRYYGGESAAAEVLLARLDELGVPDARIGIADGPFAAEQAARSTAFQQDGSRIIVIPSGASPAFLAPLPLSTLGRPELSSLLHRLGISTLGAFGALPATEVRDRFGPDGARAHRLAAGADARSVVPRVPPTELAVSIAFEPPLDRIDQLTFGFRQSAERFITGLAEAGLVTTAITISMRSERGERSTRTWLHPRWFTAGDVLDRVRWQLQGASNIDHGLASPVELVEVVPETLDDAAEHEEGLWGSGPDERIHSGLARVQSMLGHDGVVTAVPSGGRLLLDRRILVPWGSVPPGGEAAVAERRNRPWPGTIPGAAPSTVFDTAVPVEVVDATGLAVAVDERSTVSAAPARFFALSDWHVIDGWAGPWSIDERWWDDDGHHRVHRLQVLDDSGEAWLLLLEEQRWRAEARYD